TCTGCTGGGCCTGCCGGCTCAGCGGGTCCTCCCCGTTCACGATCACCAGCTTCTTGCTCAGGTCCTGCACGCCTggacgggggaggggagagacggacACCGTGGGGGTTGAGTCGTGTGGAGACCACTCTGACGTCTGATGGCTTACGGTGCGTTTACATTTTCAGGACCTTTCCTTCGACTTGGGAGTTTTGTTGAATTCCATTATGTTCAATTGGGACACACCAGAACCAGCTTCTTTGCATTGCCTTTATTTCTATTTGCCAACTATCCAACTCCCAAGAGTTATAATTGCAACCCAGGCTTTGTCAGTATAAGAATCTATGTCCGAGTGGGACTTCCCTGAAATCCCATTGAGGCACAATGCAGGAGATCCTGTAAGAGATCTCAATTACTCTAAGTAGTCTGTGCTCTTTATATAGCCAGCATTGATAGGCCTTGCAGGCTTTATATAGCTGTAAGCAGTAGCTGGCACTTTACTGGCTATAATCCTGCGAGCTGTCGTTTGGACGAGTCATGGTGAAAAGCGGTATGCCAGTAGAGAAAGGGTAATTTGATGTAGAATAATGCCTCAGAGACAATGACCCACTCACAATCCCCCCCCAAAATTCAATATGGCTGCCTCTGAACTTTCTCCTGCGAGTCTACTCCCTCAACTCACCTCTCCTCAGGATGCTAGCATTGACCTACAACCTGGTGTTTTTTTAGCGGTTCATGCTTACCCTCGACAACTCGCAAGGGGTTCAGGTCGGTTGCCGTACGAGGGTTGATCCTGAAGATTTTCTGGGCGTTCCAGATCATCCTGGCCAAGTTGCAAGGCAGCACCACCTGGAGGTGAGAAGGGAGATTGCAACCGTTAAAACTTCCCAACAATAGCTCGCGAGTAGTAGTTGTAATTGTTGCGCGCGTGCGCGCACAGGACTGCAAATCCTTGAGGGCGGTGTACAGGGGTGTGGTTGTGTACAGTATACATCTatgtgaccctccctccctcaccttgctGTCCCCGGTGGGGAAGATGGCTCGGAGgatctccctgtcctccttcatCTTTTCAAACTCCTTCTCCAGGGTGCTCTGCACCAGAGCATTGGTCATCACGTCCTTCACCACGTCCTCCTGCAGGGTGCGCCTCAGGGCGCGCTCGTTTGAGCAGTCAAACTTAAACCTGGACGgatcaaggggggggggggggggttaggggtcaACTGTCTGTGAAGGGCTGAGAGCTAGGTGACGACCGCTAACCGTGTCGGCCATGCTGGCTTGAGGAGGGACACTGGTTGTTCCCGTCCCCACCCACACTCTTGACAGCTAGCAGTTCTTAAGATGGTTCAAGGGGACAAGTAGACTTCCCAAAGTCTCGACTCGACATGTTTAACCCCAGAGCGACTCACTTCTTCTCGAAAGCCTTGTTGGAGGGCTTCAGCGTGGCCATGTTCTGGAACTCCACCGACTCCCCAGCCAGGCCGTCCTCCCCGTAGCGCAGCTGCACCACCTGGTTGATGGAGTTCCTCACCGTGGCGTCGTACTTCACCATCACAGACTCCATGGACTTGATCAGACGACGCTGGATGTAACCTGGATGGAAAATGCACGGTTAGCGGGTTGTTAACATAGGATCATTTATCTATCTTGCTTGAAGCCAAGAACAACTTGGcaatgcagaagcctgttaacgaccattcatttgaatcaggtgtgttggagcagggaaacatctcaaacgtgcaggacaggtggtACGTGAGGACccgggttgagaaccactgtcaTAGAGGATGTACTTTTGGTATTAAGAATTTTAACTCTTAACAACACTAAACTCTTCTTGTCAAACACCCCATGCAAGAATTGCCTTGTCATCTTCACTTCCGGAAACTTCTGACAAAGTGAACCGGGCTTCTACGCCTTGTTAACGCCTTCTCCCTGGTGACTCACCAGTCTCGGCCGTCTTCACGGCCGTGTCGATaagcccctccctgcctcccatgGCGTGGAAGAAGAACTCTGTGGGCGTGAGGCCGGCCAGGTAGGAGTTCTCCACGAAGCCCCTGCTCTCAGGGCCGTAGTCGTCCTTGATGAAGTGGGGCAGCGTGCGGTGCTTGAAGCCGAAGGGGATTCGCTTACCCTCAACGTTCTGCTGCCCCACCACGGCGATAacctggggtggagggtgggggtgaaaaataaagaaaacatttaCCTCAAATTCTCAACAGGAGGACTCAGCTGACAGTGACTCAATACTTCACAAACAActttttgattgtattttaaatAAAGTTTTTAATTAAACACTTAAAGCCGTCCATTCCCCTGTTCTCACAGACTGAACTGAACCCTGGAACCAGAGTTTTGTGACTCTAGTCTGCATGACCCGGGTCCCCTGGGGAACACACCTGGGAGATGTTAATCTTGGAGCCTTTGGAGCCGGCCACCACCATGGACTTGAAGTTGTTGTACTCCGACAGGGACTTCTGGGCGGAGGACCCCGTTTTGTCACGAGCGTCGTTCAGGATCCGGTTGACCTGGTTCTCGAAGGTCTGCCTCAGTGTGTTACCGGGGGTGGGCTCCAGCTCGTTGTTGTGGGCCTTCTCGATCACCTGAAGGACAATGCAAaaagaaaatatgttttcttcGAAAATGTTGTGCTCGTTGGAAATACTATGAGTATTTCTTTGCCCTAGAAGTGTTTAGCTTGTGAGTAAACTTTTTAAATTGCACTTTTGGTGGTGTTAAGACTTttgggaagaagaaaaaatgctCGCACCTCtatcacatcctgtttggcttTCTTGATGGTGTTCTGGATGTCAAGGTATGTCTTTGCATCAGCAATGGAGTcaccaataccaatggaatgaCCTGCACAGAAAGACAACAAGTCGATATTCAAACTTTGAAACCAAAGTTGTACCCTGATGAGAcccattcccccccccaccaccaccaaacgCTTTGCGACTTTTTCAGCTCAACCACGTCCTCGCAGGTCGACCCCGGAAACGCCGCTCACCCTCAATGAGCAGCCAGTTGTTGACCACCGTCTGGATGTTGGAGTAGAAGAGGCGGGTGACGTCGTGGCCCATCTCCAGGTAGGAGATGTGGACCAGGGAGCCGGCGGAGGTCCCCAGAGACTTCTTACACAGGATCCCCATGATCAGCTCTCCGTTCTCCACAATCACctgaggaggacacacacaacacgtcaGACGAACTGAATTTCTGGAACCTTCTAGATGGTGCTGGGGATTCAGGTACGGGGCTCGTAGGTTTCGTCGCCGACCTTGGTGTCGCCGGGGGAGATGTGCTTGTAGGGCCCGCTGTCCTCCTCGTCCGGGTGGGTGCTGTGAGTGCGGATGACGTTGATGTGGCCGGGGATGATGAGGCTGAAGATCTGCTTGCCCGTCCAAAAGGGCCGGGGCTTCAGGATGGCGGGCTGGGGCACCTTGCCGTCCCACGTGGACAGGAACATCAGCAGGTTCATGACCTCACCCTGAGGAGGGCCCGGATGAGTGAGTTAAGGGGATGCAAAAAGGTTTGAAACTTTTCAAAAAGGCTGTATTCTCGCACGGTTACAAAGCACCCATCTCGAATGTCTGATTTCGAAAGAGATTTGAGCAACAACGTCTGCTCGCGTACAGCTTGCGATGATTTGTTTTCGAGTCGCGGCGCAATCGCTAATCGTTCCACGGTGTGTGAGTGCGagtccctcaccctctctaagAAGACGTCTCTCTTGGTGAACTTGCGAACGGCCGTGAGGGTGTCCTGCACGATGCCCATGACGGGCCTGTTGGACTGGGGCGTGACAATCATACGAGGCACCATGGCCAGCTCCTGGATCTCCGCCCGGGTCTCCAGGgactgggggaggtggaggttcaTCTCGTCTCCGTCAAAGTCAGCGTTGTATGGGGTGGTCAcactttttggggggaggggagaatgtCAATGTTGTTGCATCTCacgttttttgtttatttttaggTGTTTGCAAGCTTTATCGTTCTGACATTCTTTGTTATTTTCTATGCAAGGTATATCATGTTATTCTAAGTCCAAATGTTCAAGAAAGAAAGTCCAAGaacagtttattttttataaatactaaacacttaaaaaatatatatatatatacatacaagtATATGGTATGTCATGCATGTCACATTAAGACTAAGGAACAAGTCACAACATGTCTGAACCTAGTACCTGAGGTTGAGTCGGAAAGTGGACCAGGGCAGGATTCGAACCCTGTGCCCCATCATGGACATTTTATGTAGCGTGGGCTGTCTGTTGAAGATGATGATGTCTCCATCGCACATGTGTCTTTCCACCTGAGAGGAGCAGACAACAGATTGGATCAATTGAAGTTTAGCTCTCACAAAACGGCTCAAAGCACTCATTTTAGTCATATTCCCTCATTTGACCTTGTAGCCAATCTGGAGGTGAAGGTCACTTGGTTTGGGGTGGAACCGGAGGTCGATTCGATCCCCGTTGTCACGGATGATATATTTGGCTCCTGGATACTGGCTGTTGCCTCTTCGCACAAGCTCTTGTAACCTGAAAACAGGGAACCAAAAACAACATTGACACTGGCGTCCAAGAAGACAGACAAAATGCCCAATAAAGCCGACAGCAACGTCCGACACGAGATCGAACACTCTGCTTCACCTGTCGATGTTGAAGGGCGTCACGATTTCCGGAAAGGTCATGTTGGCGGCGATGGACCGCGGCACACCCACTTGGTCGATCTGCAGGTTGGGGTCGGGGGTGATGACCGTCCGGGCGGAGAAGTCCACACGCTTCCCCATCAGGTTCCCTCGGACCCGGCCCTCCTTCCCCTTCAGCCGCTGCTTGAGGGACTTGAGCGGCCGGCCAGACTTTTGCATCGCCTGAGGAGGGACCCGAGAAGAATTTGTTTATGTAAcgcagggagggtggggggaaaaaagccGGATTCCCCGGTGATGCGGCGTGCGTGCCGGGGGAGCCTTCGTACCCTCGGCAGGCCCGGTAGCTCGTTGTCAATCATGGTGGCCACGTGGAACTGGAGCAGCTTGACGTCCTCGGCGATGACGTGGGCCGCCGCACCGCTCTGCTCGTTCCGGCGCAGCTGGTTGTTTATCTTGACGATGTCCGCGAGTTTGTGCGTCAAGTCGTCCTGGGAGAACAAAAAAAGAGGACAGCTCGTCACCCCGTCTACCTAGCGGCCATTCGATATGACCTTTAAAATGTCATTCAAAAAACGACCCCTAATACAAATCTTTCTCGGTTTTTCCTTTCCGCAAAACGCCGCCTCACCTGGTTGCGAGCGGACCCCTGCATGACCACAGCGGGCCGGACAGCCAGAGGGGGCACGGGGAGGACGGTGACGATCATCCACTCGGGCCTGGCGAACTTGGGGTCCATGCCGAGGATGACGTCCTCCTCGTCGGAGATGCGCTTGAAGATCTCGTGGACGCGCTCGGGGTTCAGCAGGATCTTCTTCTCTTGGGAGTCCTCGTTGACGTGCTTCCACTCGGCGTACAGCTCCAGGCCGGAGCGGCGGATGCGGGGCTGGTAGCGACCACAGCCACCGTGGCCctgcaagaagaagaaaaacaaggaAGTTAGAGCCAGATACCAAAAAAAATTACGATTAAGCTACAAGCTCCATTCAGAATTTGTCCACTGGGGTGAGGAACTACTTAAGGAAGCACGCGTTccaccaactctctctctctttctcttcactcTACCTTTTCCTTAGAGATGTCCTCCTCGGCCTCCTGCTGCTCTACTCCAAACTTGTTGTCCATTTCCTCCCCGCCTTCACAGATGTTTTTGCCTTTACACAGGTCGTACACGTGGGTCAGCCTCTTCCGAGGCTGCCCCTTCGACTTGCATAGGATGTCTTTTATCTTGGGGTTATTCTGGAGAATGAAGTAGGCAACAGAAAATGTTGGTTACCACAAGCCAGTGTCCGCTTAAATATTGTCGTACACAGCAATTTTGGGGCAAATATTTTCTCACAACGGGACAGTGGTTGTGGATGATTTCGTATGAGTTGGTTGTGACGGCCGTGTAAAGATGGTTTGCTGTGTACTGACCGAATCGACGAGGAGTTTGGAGCAGAAAAAGCAGACACATCGTAGAACCTTCATGATCTTTGTCATGAAGCCCACATGGAACACAGGCTTGGCCAGTTCTATGTGGCCAAAGTGACCTGGACATTCTGTCATGTTACCTGTGTGGCAAAAGGAGAAATGAGTTGTCAAACATATAAGGTCAATACCAGTTTGACTATGAATAAGTCAAATAAAACGCTTTACAAATATCAGTAAAGtaagataggcctacattataaACCACAATACAGCTTTTTGTTTTTACCTGCACATGTCTGACACCTTCCAGATCGTTCTATGACCCCTTGTCTTGGGTCCATAAGGCCACCAAGTTTGGGACGCCCTCCTTCTGTGGTTTCGGGGTACTTAATCCCCCCTTCCGTAACGGACATCCGTTTCTAAGACAAAACATTGGAATTAAATAATTTGAATCCACCATTAGCAATTACATCATTAAACGTAAAGTGCATCATTGCATTGACACTAACACATTTTTCTAAAAcagaaatatatttaaaaaggaATTTAAGACAAATGTATGAGGAGCTATAATAAAGAAGACAACACTTTACTGTGAACCATAAAGCAAAACAACTTAACTGGGCATGTTTGATTGCGCAAATAATGCACATTGCAGCCAATGGTAAACTAAGTTGCAAAGGGTAACACCACAATTGTAAAGAACACATGCATAGCCTAGACTTTATTTGTGTTACCTTTTTATTATGAATTATCACAAAACATTAGGAGTGAAAAGCTATTGGTAGTGAATGCAACTTTAGGGAAACCCAATGACAAAATTAACTAAATGTTgccaaatgtgtttgtttt
This sequence is a window from Hypomesus transpacificus isolate Combined female chromosome 25, fHypTra1, whole genome shotgun sequence. Protein-coding genes within it:
- the polr2a gene encoding DNA-directed RNA polymerase II subunit RPB1, with the translated sequence MHGPPSGDSACPLRLIKRVQFGIISPDELKRMSVTEGGIKYPETTEGGRPKLGGLMDPRQGVIERSGRCQTCAGNMTECPGHFGHIELAKPVFHVGFMTKIMKVLRCVCFFCSKLLVDSNNPKIKDILCKSKGQPRKRLTHVYDLCKGKNICEGGEEMDNKFGVEQQEAEEDISKEKGHGGCGRYQPRIRRSGLELYAEWKHVNEDSQEKKILLNPERVHEIFKRISDEEDVILGMDPKFARPEWMIVTVLPVPPLAVRPAVVMQGSARNQDDLTHKLADIVKINNQLRRNEQSGAAAHVIAEDVKLLQFHVATMIDNELPGLPRAMQKSGRPLKSLKQRLKGKEGRVRGNLMGKRVDFSARTVITPDPNLQIDQVGVPRSIAANMTFPEIVTPFNIDRLQELVRRGNSQYPGAKYIIRDNGDRIDLRFHPKPSDLHLQIGYKVERHMCDGDIIIFNRQPTLHKMSMMGHRVRILPWSTFRLNLSVTTPYNADFDGDEMNLHLPQSLETRAEIQELAMVPRMIVTPQSNRPVMGIVQDTLTAVRKFTKRDVFLERGEVMNLLMFLSTWDGKVPQPAILKPRPFWTGKQIFSLIIPGHINVIRTHSTHPDEEDSGPYKHISPGDTKVIVENGELIMGILCKKSLGTSAGSLVHISYLEMGHDVTRLFYSNIQTVVNNWLLIEGHSIGIGDSIADAKTYLDIQNTIKKAKQDVIEVIEKAHNNELEPTPGNTLRQTFENQVNRILNDARDKTGSSAQKSLSEYNNFKSMVVAGSKGSKINISQVIAVVGQQNVEGKRIPFGFKHRTLPHFIKDDYGPESRGFVENSYLAGLTPTEFFFHAMGGREGLIDTAVKTAETGYIQRRLIKSMESVMVKYDATVRNSINQVVQLRYGEDGLAGESVEFQNMATLKPSNKAFEKKFKFDCSNERALRRTLQEDVVKDVMTNALVQSTLEKEFEKMKEDREILRAIFPTGDSKVVLPCNLARMIWNAQKIFRINPRTATDLNPLRVVEGVQDLSKKLVIVNGEDPLSRQAQQNATLLFNIHLRSTLSSRRMTEEFRLTTEAFDWLLGEIESKFNQSIAHPGEMVGALAAQSLGEPATQMTLNTFHYAGVSAKNVTLGVPRLKELINISKRPKTPSLTVFLLGQAARDAERAKDILCRLEHTTLRKVTANTAIYYDPNPQSTVVTEDQEWVNVYYEMPDFDVTRISPWLLRIELDRKHMTDRKLTMEQIAEKINAGFGDDLNCIFNDDNAEKLVLRIRIMNSDENKFQEDEEVVDKMDDDVFLRCIESNMLTDMTLQGIEQISKVYMHLPQTDNKKKIIITEDGEFKALQEWILETDGVGLMRVLSEKDVDPVRTTSNDIVEIFTVLGIEAVRKALERELYHVISFDGSYVNYRHLALLCDTMTSRGHLMAITRHGINRQDTGPLMKCSFEETVDVLMEASSHGESDPMKGVSENIMLGQLAPAGTGCFDLLLDAEKCKYGMEIPTNIPGISVAGPTGMFFGSAPSPMSSMSPAMTPWNTGATPAYGAWSPSVGSGMTPGAAGFSPSAASDASGFSPGYSPAWSPTPGSPGSPGPASPYIPSPGAMSPNYSPTSPAYEPRSPGGYTPQSPGYSPTSPSYSPTSPSYSPTSPNYSPTSPSYSPTSPSYSPTSPSYSPTSPSYSPTSPSYSPTSPSYSPTSPSYSPTSPSYSPTSPSYSPTSPSYSPTSPSYSPTSPSYSPTSPSYSPTSPSYSPTSPSYSPTSPSYSPSSPNYTPTSPSYSPTSPSYSPTSPSYSPTSPNYTPTSPNYSPTSPSYSPTSPSYSPSSPRFTPQSPTYTPSSPSYSPSSPSYSPTSPKYTPTSPSYSPSSPEYTPTSPKYSPTSPKYSPTSPKYSPTSPTYSPTTPKYSPTSPTYSPTSPTYTPTSPKYSPTSPTYSPTSPKYSPTSPTYSPTSPKGSTYSPTSPGYSPTSPTYSLTSPAISPDDSDEENN